Genomic window (Eretmochelys imbricata isolate rEreImb1 unplaced genomic scaffold, rEreImb1.hap1 Scaffold_33, whole genome shotgun sequence):
agagaacagccaccaagagattCGGAACTGATGgagagctggaggtgggtttcaaGTAGGCAAAGGTCCCCGTGCAAATAACCAAGgagaccacaatgaggtgagggaggcaggtggagaaggctttatgcctgccctgctcagaggggataCTCAGAACTGTggtgaagatctgaacatatgtcacAATTATGAAAACAAAGCAGCTTGAGGATAAGCACACACTAAAGATGAGAAACCTGacttcactgaggtctgagtcagAGCAAGCGAGCTTGAGTAGCTGCGGGACTTCACAGAAGAACTGCTCCACCTTGTTGCCTCCACAAAAGGATATTGCAAAGGTGTTTCCAGTGTGCAATGCAGAGTAGAGAAGAACACtggtccaggcactggctgccatttggacacaagctcttctgttcatcactgtctcatagtgcagtggttggcagatggcAGTGTATcggtcgtacgccatgatggtcagtatggcaaaatctgctgaagcgaagaagacgacgagaaagacttgggcaacgcatccagaataagaaatcgatcTTGTGTTCATGAGGGAGttggccatggatttggggatggtggcagagatggagccaaggtctaggatggacagattcatcaggaagaagtacatgggggcgtgaaggtggtggtcaagggctatggctgtgatgatgagaaggttccccagtagggatatcaggtaaagcactagaaacaccacaaagtatAAAATCTGCAGTTCTGGAACATCAGAGAACCCCAGGAGAAGGAATTCGGTCAtggtggtttggttggacattttcttcctcagtacacTGTGTGATGGCTGTAGGGGGAATGAGAAGGACAATGATCAGGAATAGAGCAACAGAGGGAATTGCCCTGATCCCTCTTTCTCTAATATCTCGTTatatgaatgtcaaaggtgcacagaactCGTCACTTACAATGAATAGGTGTTGGTAGTGCtcctcacctctgacaatcagtCAGTCATGTTATCACACTATTGAAAATTGGGTCAgatcctttaaagtcaatggagcttcgttACTTTACCCCATCTGACGATTGGGCCCATGATGTTGCTTGTTAAACACAGCCTGATTCCCACGTAGACACACACAGCCTTCTAAGTAGCAGCTCATCTGTGATTTTTCTACCCCAAGCTCTCTGCCTAGACGGCCAGCTTCCTGCTTCCAAATTGATTTATGGCAccaactcccagctgcagttCGGCCGGCATGTAACAATGGACAAACAGCATCCCTCCATCATCACTGTGTTGTGTTGTTTACTCTGTACGTGTGGTGCAGGGGttgccaggacacctgggctctaCTCTTgtctctgccagtgacctgctgtgtgaccttgggccagtcatttcccctctttctgccATGTCTACTAGGACTGTAAGGGCCTtcagagaggggctgtggggcagatttttaaaggtattgatgcacctagtgggattctcaaaagcatcaggGCCCTCAACACCCCTTGAAATCAACGAGTTATAAGctcctaggtgcttctgaaagtcCCACTAGGTGCCGAAATACCTTTGGAAACGTAGCCCCATGTCTTGTTATGTGTAAGTTCTGCACACCCATTGACACCGAGtatactcagccagcagcagtctGAAGCTAAGACAGGAGCTCTGACTTCTATTCGCAGTGAGCTCCCGTCTGTCCTTGAACGGTTCAGGATAGACAGGGGTTGTCTGCTTGGCTCAGCTCTAACCCAGGGTTGAAAGGGGCTAGTCTGTACAAAACAGAGTCTGTGAGCTGTCCGCTTTACCGGTTATTCAGTTGTTACCTCCTGTCAGCTATCCCTTTGAAAGAGTAATCACACAGATGCAATAGAATAAATGGTTTGAAATTAAGGGTTTATCAGGCAATATTAATGTTCTCCAATTTATTTGAAGTTTaaggctggttggaaattttcagctgtgttctttttaatcaAGACTGGGTTTTCagttaaacaacaacaaatctcAGAATCTATCTGCTTTTCTCCAAACATTTTTGGATTGTTcactaaagaaactgaaaactcaaaacacaaacatttttggtttttcgactaaaaaaatccacttttcagcagaaagttttcatttgccaaaaactgaggggggggggaatgtatttggggttttcagtgaaaagtcaaaattttcctgaAAGGTGGAAAAATTCCAATCAGCAGTAGGCATCTGATTAATTTGAGAGTAAAAGTCTTAACGAGTTCagattgtaattcatatttatcctCTTAATTTTCCCTCTATGTTCATCCCCTAACCTAGTTAATTGAAAAAGCAAACTTACTGTGCtgatctttgtggattttttccccaatgcaTGATCCAATCAGTCATCCAGCACTACGATTCTTTGGTCAATATCTATCTATGTACCAGAACCTAGAAGCAAAAAGCACATGCATCTGAGGattctttcccccttcattttgagactgcactgccagaactacACTCATTCCTGTTGCTCTCGCAGAGGAGCTGTGTGTAGCTGGCATTGAGCGTCACTGGCattaaaggactgatgctgcAGGAAGGTAATTTATTCATGTCTATTTCCTAAGGGCGGGTGGGACTCactccctggagccctgcacagctcagcagcagaggccCAGAGGCAAGTGCAGAGATGCttagctgtcagggttccttccccactctgaactctagggtacaaatgtggggacctgcctgaaaacctcctaagcttacttttaccagcttaggttaaaacttccccaaggtacaaactattttaccttttgcccttggacttccactgccaccaccaaactttatttgggttcctgaaaaaacgtagtttggaaacgtctttcctcccaaaatcctcccaacccttgcaccccacttcctagggaaggtttggtaaaaatcctcaccaatttgcataggtgaccacagacccaaacccttggatcttagaacaatgaaaaagcattcagtttccttacaagaagacttttaatagaagtaaaaaagaatcacctctgtaaaatcaggatggcaaataccttacaggataattagattcaaaacatagagaatccctctaggcaaatccttaagttacaaaaaagacacacagacagaaatattcattctattcagcacatctgttttctcagccatttaaagaaatcataatctaacacatacctagctagattacttactaagttctaagactccattcctgttctgtccccggcaaaagcatcacacagacagacacagaccctttgtttttctccctcctctcagctttgaa
Coding sequences:
- the LOC144258673 gene encoding olfactory receptor 14A16-like yields the protein MSNQTTMTEFLLLGFSDVPELQILYFVVFLVLYLISLLGNLLIITAIALDHHLHAPMYFFLMNLSILDLGSISATIPKSMANSLMNTRSISYSGCVAQVFLVVFFASADFAILTIMAYDRYTAICQPLHYETVMNRRACVQMAASAWTSVLLYSALHTGNTFAISFCGGNKVEQFFCEVPQLLKLACSDSDLSEVRFLIFSVCLSSSCFVFIIVTYVQIFTTVLSIPSEQGRHKAFSTCLPHLIVVSLVICTGTFAYLKPTSSSPSVPNLLVAVLYSVLPPMMNPIIYSMRNKALRGALNKLIVWRLFSKNKMSLFLLQ